A genome region from Chryseobacterium sp. G0186 includes the following:
- a CDS encoding SusC/RagA family TonB-linked outer membrane protein encodes MRKAVIPVLFVFSLSATAQERKAADTTKTTDIQEVVVTSLGIKRQARSLTYSSQQIGGDELTEVKTPNLLNSINGKVSNVQINRTNGVGSSVRVIMRGNKSVNNAQPLYVIDGIPIINGTGKSADIGQYSNMPDPGDVLSSINPDDIESMNFLKGASASALYGSAGGNGAILITTKKGRAGKSSITYSSSLTVDRAYSLPKLQHSYLSYDPAISGQAPGQSTESWGAKGESKDYLKDFLQTGTTWVNSLSFQSGNERSTSYFSIGNTTNKGVVPMSYFDQYNISFRNSSKFLDDKLTLDANFIGSLQESKNRQTPGASFSPLTSLYWLPRGVNFDQYGPDNYSYLDKTRFLPAQNWWEVNPDGSFKGNPVTQNPYWILNRNPVTVSNKNAYGALALSYQINPWLSARVRGNYSWNTSDSQRDIAAFSAPSLLANGINGRMLKNFYENSSTYGDVLLIGSPKISESISLDFTVGGSVNTTRNKITQIDNAYLANPNLFTLNNLQWSTNRAPGDGYHHTYTNMKKQVQSVFASASVGYKNMFYVDMTFRNDWDSTLALTGRTGFDYESVGVNAILSSVFKLPEVINFWKVRGSYATVGLGLPTNISNAMVEYNKGYTYGVDAGTLVYPKSSFATGAGFEALLPKPELNKTFEAGTELRMLNNKLSFDITYYNSNTSNQLLETTIPSYLGGLIPGSYYLNAGKIRNTGFESSLSYKVFNSEKFGWTTTVNASANKNKIVELFPTSLNVSQELPFSLTGGGEYTKLKLGGSFGDLYGIKFKRDEQGRILVNEKGVPIGETTASYLGNPNPKFILGFNNSFNVGKFGISFLIDGKFGGKVLSLTEKANDVFGVSQATADARDAGGVSIPNAVYAPGTPNAGQAYTGTTNAKDYYKAVGTTEGFGKGVDEAYLYSATTVRLRQASVSYTFDINSKYMRNATVSLVGTNLFFFYKKAPFDPEQVSGNTPGGVGVDSFGLPVTRSIGLSLKANF; translated from the coding sequence ATGAGAAAAGCAGTTATACCGGTTCTATTTGTTTTTTCCCTTTCTGCAACTGCACAGGAAAGAAAAGCGGCCGACACTACTAAGACAACCGATATTCAGGAGGTCGTAGTCACCTCTTTGGGGATCAAAAGGCAGGCCCGCTCTCTTACTTACTCCAGTCAGCAGATTGGTGGTGACGAGTTGACTGAGGTGAAAACGCCCAATCTTTTAAACTCAATCAACGGAAAAGTTTCCAATGTACAGATCAACAGAACCAATGGTGTAGGAAGCTCCGTAAGGGTGATCATGAGAGGTAATAAATCTGTAAACAATGCCCAGCCACTCTATGTGATTGATGGTATTCCTATCATTAACGGAACAGGAAAGTCAGCAGATATCGGACAGTATTCTAATATGCCGGATCCGGGAGATGTTTTAAGTTCCATCAATCCTGATGATATTGAAAGCATGAATTTCCTTAAAGGAGCTTCTGCTTCTGCATTGTACGGATCTGCAGGAGGAAACGGTGCAATTTTGATTACCACCAAAAAAGGACGTGCAGGTAAAAGTTCAATCACATACAGCTCCAGTCTTACAGTAGACAGAGCCTACAGTCTTCCAAAACTTCAGCATAGTTATTTGTCTTATGATCCTGCAATCTCAGGTCAGGCTCCAGGGCAATCTACGGAGAGCTGGGGTGCGAAAGGAGAGTCTAAGGATTATCTTAAAGATTTTCTGCAAACAGGGACTACATGGGTAAATAGCCTTTCTTTTCAGTCTGGAAATGAAAGATCAACCAGTTATTTCTCTATTGGGAATACGACGAATAAGGGAGTGGTTCCGATGTCATACTTTGATCAATACAATATTTCCTTCAGGAATTCAAGTAAGTTTCTGGATGATAAATTGACATTAGATGCCAACTTTATTGGCTCTTTGCAGGAAAGTAAGAACAGACAGACTCCGGGAGCCTCTTTTTCTCCTTTAACGAGCTTGTACTGGTTGCCAAGAGGAGTTAACTTTGATCAATATGGACCAGATAATTATTCTTATTTAGATAAAACCAGATTTTTACCAGCCCAAAACTGGTGGGAAGTAAATCCGGACGGAAGCTTCAAAGGAAATCCGGTAACGCAGAATCCTTATTGGATCTTAAACAGAAATCCGGTAACGGTAAGCAACAAGAATGCCTATGGGGCTCTTGCACTATCTTATCAGATCAATCCATGGTTGTCTGCAAGAGTGAGAGGGAACTATAGCTGGAATACTTCTGATAGCCAGCGTGATATTGCTGCTTTTTCAGCACCTAGTTTACTGGCGAATGGTATTAATGGCAGAATGCTTAAGAATTTTTATGAAAATTCTTCTACCTATGGAGATGTTTTGCTTATTGGTAGCCCTAAAATAAGTGAATCGATTTCACTAGATTTTACAGTTGGAGGAAGTGTTAATACAACAAGAAATAAGATAACACAAATTGATAATGCCTATCTGGCAAATCCTAATCTTTTTACATTGAATAATCTTCAGTGGAGTACAAACAGAGCACCAGGAGACGGATATCATCATACGTATACCAATATGAAAAAGCAGGTGCAGTCTGTATTTGCAAGTGCTTCCGTAGGGTACAAGAATATGTTCTATGTGGATATGACTTTCAGAAATGACTGGGATTCTACTTTGGCTTTAACGGGAAGAACCGGTTTTGACTATGAGTCTGTTGGGGTGAATGCTATACTATCTTCTGTCTTTAAACTTCCGGAAGTTATTAATTTCTGGAAGGTAAGAGGATCTTATGCAACAGTAGGATTGGGATTGCCAACGAATATATCCAATGCAATGGTTGAATACAACAAAGGATATACCTACGGTGTAGATGCAGGAACGCTTGTATACCCTAAAAGCTCCTTTGCTACAGGGGCCGGCTTTGAAGCTTTACTCCCAAAACCGGAACTTAATAAAACTTTTGAAGCGGGGACTGAACTAAGAATGTTGAATAACAAATTAAGTTTTGATATCACTTACTATAACTCGAATACGAGTAACCAGTTATTGGAAACTACAATTCCATCATATCTAGGAGGGTTGATTCCTGGATCATACTACTTAAATGCAGGGAAAATCCGTAATACAGGTTTTGAGTCTTCCTTATCTTATAAAGTTTTCAATTCGGAAAAATTCGGATGGACTACTACTGTGAATGCATCAGCAAATAAGAATAAGATTGTTGAGCTATTCCCAACAAGTCTGAATGTTTCTCAGGAACTTCCTTTCTCATTGACAGGAGGAGGAGAATATACCAAACTTAAATTAGGAGGATCTTTCGGAGATCTTTACGGAATTAAGTTTAAAAGAGATGAACAGGGACGTATTTTAGTGAATGAGAAAGGGGTTCCAATAGGTGAAACCACTGCTTCTTATCTTGGAAACCCGAACCCTAAGTTTATTCTTGGTTTCAATAACTCATTTAACGTTGGTAAGTTTGGAATTTCTTTCCTTATTGATGGTAAATTCGGAGGTAAAGTTCTTTCTCTTACTGAGAAGGCCAATGATGTGTTTGGAGTAAGCCAGGCTACTGCTGATGCCAGAGATGCTGGCGGAGTGTCTATTCCAAATGCAGTATATGCACCGGGAACTCCAAATGCAGGACAGGCTTATACCGGGACAACTAACGCGAAAGATTATTATAAAGCAGTTGGGACTACAGAAGGATTTGGAAAAGGGGTTGATGAAGCCTATTTGTATAGTGCTACAACAGTACGTTTACGCCAGGCTTCTGTTTCATATACCTTTGATATCAATTCAAAATATATGAGAAATGCAACGGTAAGTTTAGTGGGGACTAATTTATTTTTCTTCTATAAAAAAGCACCGTTTGATCCTGAGCAGGTATCAGGAAACACTCCTGGAGGAGTAGGGGTAGATTCATTCGGACTACCGGTTACCCGATCTATCGGATTATCATTAAAAGCTAACTT